A stretch of Coccidioides posadasii str. Silveira chromosome 2, complete sequence DNA encodes these proteins:
- a CDS encoding uncharacterized protein (EggNog:ENOG410PWWN~COG:S) — translation MVTEHIRCPPPEADSPYDIVHFLCGDKDKTELSVMCYDKWFEIPALAKILDSCPVIKADFLRLLDDLLSMDADNFEFNLDNPDTMEEMCY, via the coding sequence ATGGTCACCGAACATATTCGATGCCCGCCTCCGGAGGCCGATTCGCCTTACGATATTGTCCATTTCCTTTGCGGCGATAAGGATAAAACAGAGTTGTCCGTGATGTGCTACGACAAATGGTTCGAGATACCAGCATTAGCAAAAATTCTTGACAGCTGTCCGGTTATCAAAGCTGATTTCTTGCGCCTATTGGACGATCTTTTATCCATGGATGCTGATAACTTCGAATTCAACCTCGACAACCCGGATACGATGGAGGAGATGTGCTACTAG
- a CDS encoding uncharacterized protein (EggNog:ENOG410PXV8~COG:S~TransMembrane:1 (i151-170o)), translating into MLQDKPSALPLASKPAQKGYNFMDLPPEMHLHIISHLSYPDALALKHTNSYFYSLVTTNVQFRVNWIIERVSSGLPILWRKCELRTDESFCKGDVKRTMERRRRHKECKPGDGGCAVVAGSNCGGASSELYWQFRRCKVLMRRATKIALEHQMLAIGLLLCIIAVLSQILF; encoded by the exons ATGCTTCAGGACAAACCCTCAGCTCTTCCGCTAGCTTCAAAGCCGGCACAAAAGGGCTACAATTTCATGGACTTACCCCCAGAAATGCATCTTCACATCATTTCACACCTCTCCTATCCAGATGCGTTGGCTCTCAAACACACAAACAGCTACTTTTACTCCCTCGTCACAACCAATGTCCAATTCAGAGTGAATTGGATCATCGAACGTGTTTCTTCCGGTTTACCCATCCTATGGAGGAAGTGTGAATTACGCACCGACGAATCTTTTTGTAAGGGCGATGTTAAGCGTACCATGGAGAGGAGAAGGCGGCACAAGGAGTGCAAACCTGGTGATGGCGGATGTGCTGTCGTCGCGGGTTCAAACTGTGGTGGTGCTTCTTCGGAACTATATTGGCAATTCAGGAGGTGTAAAGTGCTGATGAGAAGAGCGACAAAAATTGCGTTGGAGCATCAGA TGCTGGCCATTGGCTTATTGCTTTGCATTATTGCTGTTCTCTCGCAGATTCTATTTTAG
- a CDS encoding uncharacterized protein (EggNog:ENOG410PPJX~COG:S~BUSCO:15472at33183) → MSDSKAQKSAYGTPSSDTAFRKTWDREAYNEKAAVDAAKAKAESKARYEAKLLGKKYHAPVDYSTLEATTSRTQRLDVASLVGKTTIVPAGAAIGKRGRGAGFYCSDCDLTFKDNIQLVEHLNSKQHLIATGQSGEVVRAGVEDVRLRLRMLSHKRRMEAEEERKAGELDLNQRLKTREEEEEREREERRRKRNEKRRKTGKNGENGIKQEDSWEGRLGIIS, encoded by the coding sequence ATGAGCGACTCCAAGGCTCAAAAGTCCGCCTACGGCACTCCATCTTCCGACACTGCTTTTCGCAAGACCTGGGATCGTGAAGCGTACAACGAAAAAGCCGCTGTTGACGCAGCCAAAGCGAAAGCCGAATCCAAAGCTCGTTATGAGGCCAAACTTCTGGGCAAGAAATACCACGCGCCAGTTGACTACAGCACCCTCGAGGCTACAACGTCGCGTACCCAGAGACTCGATGTCGCGTCGCTGGTAGGGAAGACAACCATTGTACCAGCGGGCGCAGCCATTGGCAAACGTGGCCGTGGAGCTGGATTCTACTGTTCTGACTGCGACCTTACGTTCAAAGACAATATACAattggtggagcatttgAATAGCAAGCAACACTTGATCGCGACTGGTCAAAGTGGAGAGGTTGTACGAGCCGGCGTTGAAGATGTCCGACTGAGACTGAGAATGCTGTCACACAAACGGAGAATGGAGGCtgaagaggaaagaaaagcagGAGAGCTTGACCTCAACCAAAGACTTAAGActagagaggaagaagaagaaagggagagagaggagaggagaaggAAGCGGAATGAAAAGAGGCGTAAAACTGGAAAAAATGGAGAGAATGGGATTAAACAAGAGGATTCTTGGGAGGGCCGGCTTGGAATTATATCTTGA
- a CDS encoding uncharacterized protein (EggNog:ENOG410PPAQ~COG:D~TransMembrane:1 (i21-40o)~BUSCO:3300at33183): MGKRDGNARLKRWLRPGGIYVQPKRAMILLAVHIVIYHWMAGSQRTIHCTTIADLLFSGWFANLQFSDEHYRRSSECSFFHFAPIQGKKGRTGRGKNTRSSKASRSSTQSTLSTFSEAETADLDSEMEQSLLSQSAKETSKRSSRAGAKGKKIKAKVNEAVVAGSRVEDDATMVESQQPKKPRGRKRKSSEMIDNEGFQETSNSDVRPEPATKKRATGTRKTSTAKTRAISDLTDDELNGPIEPVKSEKRSNKKLTKKRSTSKNRAQSGASKDPLISRIPNDAEIDAELEADLERDGIDGVEIKSGTGYEHDTPVAPICRVSKRASDTEEIEGYATEPIQKPGRKKAQGKKKTAKINESQPQDDTEMRDEVQHPRIATDACMDLDDDHISPHSLPVDEAVDEVCDDAQSLKKAKPSRKQKRSRSKEEDAREEEASDGLARDSANLRRLRTQSVSEDHIPSERTAPSPVDSTPFQAQERTPSPSPQSSDAENRPPSSRPEAFSIPLEPSTPATSAQKIFDQSICLSTPDPWYPVDLDDLLQPDSANKENVNLSEMLCAAKGDLTSPEKRMSVAEWIAWNAKKGESKLRNECERMVSLFEREGGRAMSVLEEIECID; encoded by the exons ATGGGAAAAAGGGATGGAAATGCAAGACTGAAAAG ATGGTTGAGGCCGGGTGGTATTTATGTGCAACCGAAGAGAGCGATGATTTTGTTAGCTGTGCATATTGTAATCTATCATTGGATGGCTGGGAGCCAAAGGACGATCCATTGTACTACTATCGCTGACTTGCTCTTTTCTGGATGGTTTGCTAACTTGCAATTTAGTGACGAGCACTATCGTCGGTCTTCTGAGTGTTCCTTCTTCCATTTTGCGCCTATACAggggaagaaaggaagaacCGGTCGTGGGAAGAACACTCGTTCATCGAAAGCTTCAAGGAGCTCCACACAATCGACTCTAAGTACATTCTCAGAGGCCGAAACAGCAGATCTTGACAGCGAGATGGAGCAAAGTTTGCTCTCTCAATCGGCAAAAGAGACATCAAAGAGGTCTTCAAGGGCTGGAGCGAAAGGAAAGAAGATAAAAGCAAAGGTAAATGAAGCGGTTGTGGCTGGCAGCCGAGTAGAAGACGATGCAACAATGGTCGAAAGCCAACAACCAAAAAAACCTAGAGGAAGAAAGCGGAAAAGTAGTGAAATGATTGACAATGAGGGATTCCAAGAGACCTCAAATTCAGACGTTCGTCCAGAACCAGCAACTAAAAAACGCGCGACAGGAACCCGAAAGACCAGTACCGCCAAAACTCGAGCCATTTCTGATCTAACAGACGATGAATTGAACGGGCCCATTGAGCCAGTTAAAAGCGAAAAGCGATCAAACAAAAAGTTAACGAAAAAGAGGAGTACATCCAAAAATCGTGCTCAATCTGGTGCCTCTAAAGACCCATTAATTTCCCGGATTCCAAATGATGCGGAAATTGATGCGGAACTAGAAGCTGACTTGGAGAGAGATGGTATCGATGGGGTCGAAATAAAATCAGGGACAGGATATGAACATGATACCCCTGTAGCGCCCATCTGCAGAGTGTCAAAGAGAGCGAGTGATACAGAGGAGATTGAAGGCTATGCTACTGAACCAATTCAAAAACCAGGCCGTAAAAAAGCccaagggaaaaagaaaacggcAAAGATAAATGAAAGCCAACCTCAAGACGATACCGAAATGCGCGACGAAGTCCAACATCCTAGAATCGCAACCGATGCTTGCATGGATTTGGACGATGATCATATTTCACCTCACAGTCTTCCAGTGGACGAAGCGGTGGACGAAGTCTGTGACGATGCACAATCCTTGAAGAAGGCAAAACCAAGCCGGAAGCAGAAAAGATCGCGAAGCAAGGAAGAGGATGCCAGGGAAGAAGAGGCTTCTGATGGTCTGGCTCGAGATTCTGCCAATCTGAGGAGATTAAGAACGCAAAGCGTATCTGAAGACCATATTCCCTCGGAAAGAACTGCACCTAGTCCAGTCGATTCGACGCCTTTTCAAGCCCAAGAGCGTACCCCCTCCCCATCTCCGCAATCCTCAGATGCTGAAAATCGTCCTCCCTCATCGAGGCCCGAGGCTTTTTCTATACCGTTAGAACCGAGCACGCCAGCTACATCGGCACAAAAAATATTTGACCAGTCAATATGCTTATCAACTCCTGATCCTTGGTATCCGGTCGACCTGGATGATTTATTGCAACCTGATTCGGCTAATAAAGAGAACGTTAATTTGAGTGAAATGCTGTGTGCAGCTAAGGGCGACTTAACGAGCCCTGAGAAGCGTATGAGTGTTGCAGAGTGGATAGCATGGAATGCTAAGAAAGGAGAATCGAAGCTCCGGAACGAGTGCGAGAGGATGGTCAGCCTTTTCGAGAGAGAAGGCGGACGAGCAATGTCCGTACTCGAGGAGATCGAATGCATCGATTGA
- the TAM41 gene encoding Mitochondrial translocator assembly and maintenance protein 41 (BUSCO:267556at4751~EggNog:ENOG410PGPT~COG:U~BUSCO:5954at33183) encodes MRQLYTIGPRLGASAYTVLSCSRSSSYFTLFPKFSRPLSTEPTPNPPRQDGGLPPGYNSAKHHNVPHTSTQTSNSSNSSIVGSWKDSDWEENPDFSISSFAELPTRDFGSNQHMIINQEFKEALRQILWQFRAPIRYAFAYGSGVFPQSGAATGESCHPAAPPTIQRMQQGGGKMIDFIFGVSYSQHWHSLNLNQHRDHYSAIGSLGSYVVSQVQDKWGAGVYFNPYVTVNGTLIKYGVVNIDTMCKDLSEWDTLYIAGRLHKPVKILRDHPRVRLANQMNLLSAVRVALLLLPPDFTESQLYTTIAGISYMGDPRMSFGSEDPKKITNIVSAQMANFRRLYAPLIDTLPNVAFNDPSCSDPDWIDNPEANVKLAQDMDPVKRGNMVRRLPQSFREKLYFQYQSRFQIPRAEFNKMMEQATDEDPERIHRRQGTAFDRRIAAEDHLKEEVAKSIKKTISWPSTSQSIKGIVTAGFRRMFRYLKEKRDKYSKSKASSSTDHDDSTNKSKPD; translated from the exons ATGCGGCAGCTCTAT ACCATAGGTCCCAGGCTGGGCGCATCTGCATACACCGTCCTTTCCTGTTCAcgatcttcttcatatttcACCTTATTTCCAAAATTTTCTCGGCCACTTTCAACAGAGCCAACCCCCAATCCACCGCGCCAAGATGGCGGGCTTCCCCCAGGATACAACAGTGCAAAGCACCATAACGTCCCGCATACTTCTACACAGACAAGCAACTCTTCCAATTCGTCGATTGTAGGTTCGTGGAAGGATTCCGATTGGGAGGAAAACCCGGACTTTTCCATCTCTTCGTTTGCTGAACTGCCAACAAGAGACTTCGGGTCCAATCAGCACATGATCATCAACCAGGAGTTCAAAGAAGCATTGCGTCAGATACTATGGCAGTTTCGGGCTCCGATTAGATATGCTTTTGCATATGGTTCTGGGGTTTTCCCGCAGTCGGGGGCAGCAACGGGTGAAAGCTGCCACCCCGCTGCTCCACCCACCATTCAGAGGATGCAACAAGGCGGAGGGAAGATGATTGATTTTATATTTGGAGTCTCCTACAGCCAGCATTGGCACTCCCTTAATCTGAACCAGCATCGCGATCATTATTCTGCTATCGGGTCACTAGGATCATACGTGGTCTCTCAGGTGCAGGACAAATGGGGTGCCGGCGTCTATTTCAACCCTTACGTGACCGTGAATGGGACTCTGATAAAGTACGGAGTTGTCAACATTGATACCATGTGCAAGGACCTTAGCGAATGGGATACCCTTTACATAGCCGGACGCCTACACAAACCAGTTAAAATTTTGCGTGATCATCCCAGGGTCCGGCTCGCAAACCAAATGAATCTTCTCTCCGCCGTCCGTGTTGCGCTATTGCTTCTTCCACCCGATTTTACTGAATCCCAACTGTATACCACTATTGCAGGTATCAGCTACATGGGAGATCCGCGAATGTCGTTTGGCTCAGAAGATCCCAAAAAAATCACGAATATTGTGTCTGCACAAATGGCCAACTTTCGCCGATTATATGCTCCTTTAATTGATACTCTGCCTAACGTTGCTTTCAACGATCCAAGCTGCAGCGATCCTGATTGGATAGATAACCCGGAAGCCAATGTTAAGTTAGCACAAGACATGGACCCGGTCAAGCGAGGAAATATGGTCCGCCGATTGCCGCAGTCATTCCGGGAGAAGCTTTATTTCCAGTACCAGTCCCGGTTTCAAATACCTCGAGCAGAGTTCAACAAGATGATGGAACAAGCCACGGATGAAGACCCAGAACGCATACATCGCCGTCAAGGAACAGCTTTTGACCGAAGGATTGCCGCCGAGGATCATTTGAAGGAGGAAGTCGCTAaatccatcaaaaagacCATCTCTTGGCCAAGTACAAGTCAGAGCATCAAAGGAATCGTGACCGCCGGCTTTCGAAGGATGTTCCGATACctgaaagagaaaagagacaaATACTCCAAGTCCAAGGCGTCGTCTAGCACCGATCATGACGACTCGACGAACAAATCCAAGCCAGATTAA
- the HIS5 gene encoding histidinol-phosphate transaminase (EggNog:ENOG410PGU7~COG:E~BUSCO:6949at33183): MPKQSPFDLTKCARHNILQLEPYRCARDDYKDDGTNVLLDANENAYGPSLVLTDDGKLENVTATENAPDLDFLGLNRYPDPHQVELKKLLCDLRNTHIHTQKNLDPSNLFVGVGSDEAIDALLRCFCTPGKDKILTCPPTYGMYSVSAQVNDVGIIKVPLDVENGFQLRPDAINTTLSEQADIKLVYICSPGNPTANLIRKADIQKVLEHPTWNGVVVVDEAYIDFAPEGSSLAEWVTEWPNLVVMQTLSKAFGLAGIRLGAAFTSPEIARLLNSLKAPYNISSPTSALATAALSMANLKVMRSNREKLFIQRDRLLKELPAVRGVGKFLGGTDSNFLLVEILDKPAQEGGRPCNKTALAVYESLAESKGVVVRFRGREYGCEGCLRITVGTESEVSRFLSELAVVLGNIYAGRS; encoded by the exons ATGCCTAAACAAAGCCCATTTGATTTAACAAAATGTGCAAGGCACAACATTCTTCAGCTAGAACCATATAGATGTGCAAGAGA tgactataagGATGACGGAACAAATGTCCTTCTCGACGCAAACGAGAATGCATACGGTCCCAGTTTGGTCCTAACAGACGACGGAAAGCTGGAAAACGTGACTGCAACCGAAAATGCCCCGGATCTCGACTTTTTAGGTCTCAATCGCTACCCTGATCC ACACCAGGTCGAGCTTAAGAAACTCCTTTGCGATCTCCGAAACACGCATATTCACACCCAAAAAAACCTCGACCCGTCTAATCTCTTCGTTGGCGTGGGCTCCGACGAAGCGATTGACGCCCTGCTGCGATGCTTCTGCACACCGGGGAAGGACAAGATCCTAACATGCCCACCTACATATGGCATGTACTCTGTCAGCGCACAGGTCAACGATGTTGGTATTATCAAAGTACCTCTGGACGTGGAGAACGGATTTCAATTGCGCCCAGACGCCATCAATACGACACTCTCAGAGCAAGCAGATATCAAACTGGTGTATATCTGCTCTCCGGGAAATCCTACAGCGAATTTAATTCGGAAGGCGGATATCCAGAAAGTTCTAGAGCATCCTACCTGGAATGGTGTCGTCGTGGTTGACGAGGCGTATATAGACTTTGCTCCTGAAGGGTCCAGTTTGGCAGAATGGGTCACTGAATGGCCGAACCTGGTTGTCATGCAGACTTTGAGCAAGGCTTTCGGCCTGGCTGGGATTAGATTGGGAGCTGCATTTACGAGCCCGGAGATTGCGAGGCTGTTGAACAGCCTCAAGGCTCCCTATAACATCTCAAGCCCTACCAGCGCGTTGGCAACAGCTGCTCTCTCGATGGCGAACCTCAAGGTTATGCGAAGTAACAGGGAGAAACTATTTATCCAACGCGATAGATTGTTGAAAGAGCTGCCTGCAGTTCGTGGCGTGGGTAAGTTCCTTGGTGGAACTGATTCCAACTTTTTACTTGTGGAAATTCTCGACAAACCTGCACAAGAAGGCGGTAGGCCTTGTAACAAGACTGCTCTAGCTGTATACGAATCCCTTGCAGAGAGCAAAGGAGTTGTGGTCCGATTCAGGGGCAGGGAATATGGATGCGAAGGGTGTTTGAGGATCACAGTCGGCACAGAGTCAGAAGTGTCGAGATTTCTGAGTGAACTAGCTGTTGTGCTTGGGAATATTTATGCCGGAAGGTCATAG
- the SPT3 gene encoding Transcription initiation protein spt3 (EggNog:ENOG410PHPH~COG:K~BUSCO:11378at33183), producing MTERTPKYRQEIQQMMFVSGETAEPSVETTSLIEEIVRQQVIEMLIRSTTLAARRGVRSISTDDLFFLIRHDKAKVSRLKTFLSWKDVRKNVKDSDDKGGADAADFGAGDDPLAGAAQDVAAKPKTKRAKIGLPWDLNNLYSVQVPEREDEEDEEEEEQNYATLQRLANADERTKNMTREEYVFWSDCRQASFTFRKAKRFREWAGFGIVTDFKPNDDIVDILGFLTFEIVQTLTEEALKVKEQEDRGKKGRGGSEDGGEKSKKRKRETGLFDPPEEGRTPIEPRHVHEAFRKLQATSNKAVAMLLHGGRAPVRTPLRLVCYFTN from the exons ATGACGGAAAGAACTCCGAAATACCGCCAGGAGATTCAACAG ATGATGTTTGTCTCTGGGGAGACTGCAGAGCCATCTGTGGAGACCACGAGTTTGATTGAAGAAATCGTTCGCCAGCAAGTCATTGAAATG CTCATTCGAAGCACTACTCTAGCGGCCCGTCGCGGCGTGAGATCTATTTCAACTgatgaccttttttttcttatacGCCATGATAAAGCTAAGGTCTCGCGATTGAAGACTTTCCTGTCGTGGAAGGATGTTCGCAAGAATGTGAAAGATTCTGATGACAAAGGCGGAGCTGACGCAGCGGATTTTGGTGCCGGAGACGACCCGCTTGCGGGAGCTGCTCAAGACGTTGCTGCCAAACCGAAAACAAAACGTGCAAAAATCGGCCTTCCATGGGACCTTAATAACCTTTACTCTGTACAGGTTCCTGAACGTGAggacgaagaagatgaggaggaagaagaacagaatTATGCCACTCTTCAGCGCCTTGCGAATGCAGATGAACGGACTAAGAACATGACCCGCGAAGAATACGTTTTTTGGTCCGACTGCCGACAAGCATCTTTCACTTTCCGCAAAGCCAAGCGTTTTCGCGAATGGGCCGGTTTTGGTATCGTGACAGACTTTAAACCGAACGATGACATTGTTGATATTTTGGGCTTTCTCACCTTTGAAATTGTTCAGACATTGACAGAAGAGGCTTTAAAAGTCAAGGAACAGGAAGATCGTGGCAAGAAGGGACGTGGAGGTTCTGAAGATGGAGGagagaaaagcaagaagCGCAAGCGAGAGACAGGGCTGTTTGATCCCCCTGAAGAGGGAAGAACCCCCATTGAGCCTAGACACGTCCACGAAGCGTTCCGCAAGCTTCAGGCTACCTCGAACAAGGCTGTCGCTATGTTATTGCATGGAGGCCGTGCCCCCGTTCGCACGCCATTGAGATTGGTATGTTACTTCACCAACTGA
- the DPH5 gene encoding diphthine synthase (BUSCO:289666at4751~EggNog:ENOG410PGKF~COG:J~BUSCO:10886at33183), whose product MLYLVGLGLADETDITVKGLEVVKKAERVYLEAYTSILLVDKEKLEAFYGRPVIIADREAVESGSDDILAEADKVDIAFLVVGDPFGATTHTDLVLRARELGIQTKSIPNASIMSAIGCTGLQLYNFGQTVSMVFFTETWKPSSFYDRIKENIQIGLHTLVLLDIKVKEQSLENMARGRKVYEPPRYMTVAQCAGQMLEIEEERKEGVYGPDSLAIGAARVGAEDQKLAVGTLKELTETDMGEPLHCLILLGKRTHDLERDFIREYAICAETFDRVWKRHQESTI is encoded by the exons ATGCTCTACCTGGTGGGACTGGGTCTCGCTGATGAGACGGATATTACGGTGAAAGGACTAGAGGTCGTCAAGAAGGCGGAACGAGTATATCTAGAAGCATATACCAGTATACTCCTCGTTGACAAGGAGAAATTG GAAGCTTTCTACGGCAGACCAGTGATAATAGCAGATCGCGAAGCTGTTGAATCTGGTAGTGATGATATACTAGCCGAAGCAGACAAAGTAGATATTGCTTTCTTAGTCGTCGGTGATCCGTTCGG TGCTACAACACACACCGACCTCGTCCTTCGCGCTCGGGAGCTCGGAATTCAGACGAAATCGATACCGAACGCGTCAATCATGTCGGCAATTGGCTGTACTGGGTTACAATTATACAATTTTGGCCAAACTGTCAGTATGGTATTTTTCACCGAAACTTGGAAACCATCGTCTTTCTATGACAGAATCAAGGAAAACATCCAGATTGGCCTTCATACGCTTGTGCTCCTTGATATCAAAGTGAAAGAGCAGTCCTTGGAAAATATGGCTAGGGGCAGAAAGGTTTATGAGCCTCCTCGGTATATGACTGTCGCACAGTGCGCTGGCCAAATGCTTGAGATAGAAGAAGAACGAAAGGAGGGTGTTTATGGGCCTGATAGCCTTGCGATAGGCGCTGCGCGGGTTGGCGCCGAAGATCAAAAATTGGCTGTTGGTACCCTGAAAGAATTAACTGAGACAGATATGGGCGAGCCTTTGCATTGTTTGATCCTCTTGGGCAAGAGGACGCATGACCTGGAGAGGGATTTCATTCGGGAATACGCAATTTGCGCAGAAACATTTGATAGAGTCTGGAAGAGACACCAAGAATCAACTATATAG